One window of the Devosia sp. 2618 genome contains the following:
- the cobO gene encoding cob(I)yrinic acid a,c-diamide adenosyltransferase codes for MTDKPVKKTDLMSEAERDAYHAEKMKKKKEARNKILATKTEEKGLLIVHTGKGKGKSTAAFGMVFRALGHGYKVGVVQFVKGVWETGERDVLMKFPELVTINAMGEGFTWDVADRQRDLAAARNAWEQAKALISDPSNKLVLLDELNIVLRYDYLPIDEVVEFLRNKPVDTHVIVTGRNAKDELIEIADLVTEMTEIKHHFRAGVKAQKGIEF; via the coding sequence ATGACCGACAAGCCCGTCAAGAAAACCGACCTGATGAGCGAGGCCGAACGCGACGCCTATCACGCCGAAAAGATGAAAAAGAAAAAAGAGGCGCGCAACAAGATCCTCGCCACCAAGACCGAGGAAAAGGGCCTGCTCATCGTCCATACCGGCAAGGGCAAGGGCAAATCCACCGCCGCCTTCGGCATGGTGTTCCGTGCGCTGGGCCACGGCTACAAGGTCGGCGTCGTGCAGTTCGTCAAGGGCGTCTGGGAAACCGGCGAGCGCGATGTGCTGATGAAATTTCCCGAGCTCGTCACCATCAACGCCATGGGCGAGGGCTTCACCTGGGACGTCGCCGACCGCCAGCGCGATCTAGCCGCCGCCCGCAACGCCTGGGAACAGGCCAAGGCGCTGATCTCCGATCCGTCCAACAAGCTGGTGCTGCTCGACGAGCTCAACATCGTCCTGCGCTACGACTACCTACCCATCGATGAAGTCGTCGAATTCCTGCGCAACAAGCCGGTCGACACCCACGTCATCGTCACCGGCCGCAACGCCAAGGACGAACTCATCGAAATCGCCGACCTCGTCACCGAAATGACCGAAATCAAACACCACTTCCGCGCCGGCGTGAAAGCCCAGAAGGGCATCGAGTTTTAG
- a CDS encoding chloramphenicol phosphotransferase, whose protein sequence is MNNTIIYLIGHYGVGKLTIAKQLCATSGARLFDNHLVNNVIFSLIREDGSAPIPDRAWDLIMTVRDQAITAIAEIARPDASFVLTNALMEDDPLDHKVYAQIADMAARRNGVFVPVILSASDAAHAERIPSEDREQRLKMTDVTGAAHVRQTRPLLAIDHPNLLQLDTTHLPPDQAARTIIEHAERLQ, encoded by the coding sequence ATGAATAACACCATCATCTATCTCATCGGCCATTATGGCGTCGGCAAGCTGACCATTGCCAAACAACTCTGCGCCACCAGCGGCGCACGGCTATTCGACAACCATCTGGTCAATAACGTGATTTTCTCGCTGATCCGCGAAGACGGCAGCGCGCCGATCCCCGACCGCGCCTGGGACCTCATCATGACTGTGCGCGATCAAGCCATCACCGCCATCGCCGAAATCGCCCGCCCTGACGCCAGCTTCGTTCTGACCAATGCGCTGATGGAGGACGATCCGCTGGACCACAAAGTCTATGCCCAGATCGCCGATATGGCTGCCCGCCGAAACGGGGTTTTCGTGCCGGTAATTCTCTCCGCATCCGACGCTGCCCATGCCGAACGCATCCCTTCGGAAGATCGCGAACAGCGCCTGAAGATGACCGACGTGACCGGCGCCGCGCACGTGCGCCAGACGCGGCCATTGCTGGCCATCGACCACCCAAACCTGTTGCAACTCGACACCACCCATTTGCCGCCCGATCAGGCGGCACGCACGATCATCGAACACGCGGAGCGCCTGCAATGA
- a CDS encoding cobaltochelatase subunit CobN, which translates to MHLLSAQAGAIQQEGEAIDLAQRPGALIFASSADSELAMLAGAADRAGEAELRLANTLRLSNNMSVDLWLEDTVGHARLVVLRLIGGAAYFQYGVDEISALCTNRRIPLALIPGDANPDPILQSRSTIHPDDWSRLHSLFIAGGPDNADTILQAFNLLSSPLPSGERSAASRPGEGALADLSPKPFARFGLWHPATGMTDEPGLRAIHASGPHGEAGAQRPSNHEGMAPNIPILFYRAALEGAGTDTIAALITELEAQGLAPVPLLVSSLKEAPCVRFVQNALAAFPPSAIFNLTAFALGIDGLDEKSNPFSGSDAPVIQLIQSGRSEAQWAADPQGLSSKDMAMYLVMPEVDGRLGGLIVGHKADAVWHERCQIPLTAYTPDHSGIARAVVLAKNWATLRATPRAERKIALVLANYPIRDGRLANGVGYDAPESTVRMLQTLDRAGYDLSSPLPSGERSAAQPTGEGAFPQTSTDLIAALQSGPTNANPSRGSSPATLSLARYCALFANLHEDIRTAVTARWGDPSTDPFVRDETLHLPALIFGNVAILIQPARGYHLDETLSYHDPALVPPHAYIAAYLWLRHEFGAHALIHNGKHGTLEWLPGKATALDADCYPDALWGQLPHLYPFIVNDPGEGTQAKRRTGAVIIDHLVPPLTRAETYGPLKDLEALLDEYYAASGMDRRRLADLKRRILDFTRDSRLDRDIGLPEDETEALIKIDNFLCDLKEAQIRDGLHIFGQSPQGDLERDLIVALARVPRGDGAGENSLIRALADDLKLGFDPLTAKLGAPWTGPQIAQSTPSPLRGGIKGGGDGSSKALNVADGSKPPPQPSPQGGGRTTVTLAASMLRTNGDVVEHLESIAATLVDGTCTPEPDWHATAAVLDTVRTTIRPRLAASGPAELSALIDGLDGKFVPPGPSGAPSRGRLDVLPTGRNFYSVDARAVPTPTAWELGKKSAESLVLRHLQDHGHHLRSVALSVWGTANMRTGGDDIAQALALIGAKPVWDPGSLRVSGYEIIPLAKLGRPRVDVTLRISGFFRDAFPAQIALFDRAIRAIGALDEPTEDNPIAATMRTDALGLIAAGQPDQGAGHRIFGSKPGTYGTGLNALIDSGAWSTKADLGNQALDWGQYAYGAKSAGTPERARFAARLSDIDAIIHNQDNREHDLLDSDNYYQFAGGLSAAAETLTGQQPAAYHNDHSRPERPLIKTLEEEISHVMRSRVVNPKWIAGIQRHGYRGAFEIIATVDFMFAFAATTGAVKTHHFDLAFEAFVENDAIRDFIKSANAYGYDELIAKFNDARQRGLWTPRSNSTYALLTGEQ; encoded by the coding sequence ATGCATCTTCTCTCCGCCCAGGCAGGTGCCATCCAGCAGGAAGGCGAGGCTATCGACCTCGCCCAGCGCCCCGGCGCGCTGATTTTTGCCAGCTCCGCCGATAGCGAACTGGCCATGCTGGCCGGTGCCGCCGACCGGGCGGGGGAGGCCGAACTCCGCCTCGCCAATACGCTGCGCCTCTCCAACAATATGTCCGTCGATCTCTGGCTCGAAGACACCGTCGGGCACGCGAGATTGGTCGTGCTCCGCCTTATCGGCGGCGCGGCCTATTTCCAGTATGGCGTCGATGAAATCAGCGCCCTCTGCACCAACCGCAGAATCCCGCTCGCCCTCATCCCCGGCGACGCCAACCCCGACCCGATCCTGCAATCGCGCTCGACCATCCACCCCGACGACTGGTCCCGCCTCCACAGCCTCTTCATCGCCGGCGGCCCCGACAACGCCGACACGATCTTGCAGGCGTTCAATCTCCTTTCTTCACCTCTCCCTTCGGGGGAGAGGTCGGCCGCATCGAGGCCGGGTGAGGGGGCCTTAGCGGACCTCTCCCCCAAACCCTTCGCCCGCTTCGGCCTCTGGCACCCCGCCACCGGCATGACCGACGAACCCGGCCTCCGCGCAATCCACGCGAGTGGCCCTCATGGTGAGGCGGGAGCGCAGCGACCCTCGAACCACGAGGGCATGGCACCAAACATCCCCATCCTCTTCTACCGGGCCGCCCTCGAAGGCGCCGGCACCGACACCATCGCCGCCCTCATCACCGAGCTCGAAGCCCAGGGCCTCGCGCCCGTGCCTTTGCTCGTCTCCTCCCTCAAGGAAGCTCCCTGCGTCCGCTTTGTGCAAAACGCCTTGGCCGCCTTCCCGCCCTCCGCCATTTTCAACCTCACCGCCTTCGCCCTCGGCATCGATGGGCTCGACGAAAAGTCCAACCCCTTCTCCGGCTCGGACGCACCAGTCATCCAGCTGATCCAGTCCGGCCGCTCCGAAGCGCAATGGGCCGCCGATCCGCAGGGCCTCTCCTCCAAGGATATGGCGATGTACCTCGTCATGCCCGAAGTCGACGGCCGCCTCGGTGGCCTGATCGTCGGCCACAAGGCCGATGCCGTCTGGCACGAACGCTGCCAGATCCCGCTTACCGCCTACACCCCCGACCACTCCGGCATCGCCCGCGCCGTCGTCCTCGCCAAAAACTGGGCCACGCTTCGCGCCACTCCCCGCGCCGAGCGCAAAATCGCGCTCGTCCTCGCCAACTACCCCATCCGCGACGGCCGCCTCGCCAACGGCGTCGGCTACGACGCCCCCGAATCCACCGTCCGCATGCTCCAGACCCTGGACAGGGCCGGTTACGACCTTTCTTCACCTCTCCCTTCGGGGGAGAGGTCGGCGGCGCAGCCAACGGGTGAGGGGGCCTTTCCCCAAACCTCCACAGACCTCATCGCCGCCCTCCAGTCCGGCCCGACCAACGCCAACCCATCCCGCGGCTCATCCCCCGCCACACTCTCGCTCGCCCGCTACTGCGCCCTCTTCGCCAATCTGCACGAAGACATCCGCACCGCCGTCACCGCCCGCTGGGGCGATCCCTCCACTGACCCATTCGTGCGCGACGAAACCCTCCATCTCCCCGCGCTCATCTTCGGCAACGTCGCCATCCTGATCCAGCCCGCCCGCGGCTATCACCTCGACGAAACCCTTAGCTATCACGACCCTGCGCTGGTGCCGCCGCACGCCTATATCGCCGCCTATCTCTGGCTGCGCCACGAATTCGGCGCCCACGCCCTGATCCACAATGGCAAGCACGGCACGCTCGAATGGCTCCCCGGCAAGGCCACGGCGCTCGATGCCGATTGTTACCCCGACGCCCTCTGGGGCCAGCTGCCGCACCTCTATCCGTTCATCGTCAACGATCCCGGCGAGGGCACGCAGGCCAAGCGCCGCACTGGCGCCGTCATCATCGATCACCTCGTGCCGCCGCTCACCCGCGCCGAAACCTACGGTCCCCTCAAGGACCTCGAAGCGCTGCTCGATGAGTATTACGCCGCGTCCGGCATGGACCGCCGCCGTCTAGCCGACCTCAAGCGCCGCATTCTCGATTTCACCCGCGACAGCCGCCTCGATCGCGACATCGGCCTGCCCGAAGACGAAACCGAAGCTCTCATCAAGATCGACAACTTCCTCTGCGATTTGAAGGAAGCCCAGATCCGCGACGGCCTCCACATCTTCGGCCAATCGCCGCAAGGGGATCTCGAACGCGACCTCATCGTCGCCCTCGCCCGCGTCCCCCGCGGCGACGGGGCAGGGGAGAACTCGCTGATCCGCGCCTTGGCGGATGATCTCAAGCTCGGTTTTGATCCACTGACGGCAAAGCTCGGCGCGCCTTGGACGGGACCACAAATCGCGCAGTCGACACCCTCCCCCTTGCGGGGAGGGATCAAGGGTGGGGGCGACGGTTCCTCCAAAGCCCTCAATGTCGCGGATGGCTCCAAACCCCCACCCCAACCCTCCCCGCAAGGGGGAGGGAGGACGACTGTTACGTTGGCGGCCTCAATGCTTCGGACCAACGGCGACGTCGTCGAACACCTCGAATCCATCGCCGCCACCCTCGTCGACGGCACCTGCACCCCCGAGCCCGATTGGCACGCCACCGCCGCCGTCCTCGACACCGTGCGCACCACCATCCGCCCCCGCCTCGCCGCCTCCGGCCCTGCCGAACTGTCCGCCCTCATCGACGGCCTCGATGGCAAATTCGTGCCGCCAGGCCCATCCGGCGCCCCCTCACGCGGCCGCCTCGATGTCCTTCCCACCGGCCGCAATTTCTATTCCGTCGATGCCCGCGCCGTCCCAACGCCCACGGCCTGGGAACTGGGCAAAAAGTCAGCCGAAAGCCTCGTCCTCCGCCACCTGCAGGATCACGGCCACCACCTGCGCTCAGTCGCGCTCTCCGTCTGGGGTACGGCCAATATGCGCACCGGCGGCGACGACATCGCGCAAGCCCTCGCCCTCATCGGTGCCAAGCCCGTCTGGGACCCGGGTTCCCTGCGCGTCTCCGGCTACGAAATCATTCCGCTGGCCAAGCTCGGCCGCCCCCGCGTCGATGTCACCCTGCGCATTTCCGGTTTTTTCCGCGATGCCTTCCCGGCCCAGATCGCCCTGTTCGACCGCGCCATCCGCGCTATCGGCGCGCTCGATGAACCGACCGAAGACAATCCCATCGCCGCCACCATGCGCACCGATGCCCTCGGCCTCATCGCCGCCGGCCAGCCCGATCAAGGCGCCGGCCACCGCATTTTCGGCTCAAAACCTGGCACCTATGGCACCGGCCTTAATGCGCTTATCGATTCCGGCGCCTGGTCCACCAAGGCCGACCTCGGCAATCAGGCCCTCGATTGGGGCCAATACGCCTATGGCGCCAAGTCCGCCGGCACGCCCGAGCGCGCCCGCTTTGCCGCCCGCCTCAGCGACATCGACGCCATCATCCACAATCAGGACAATCGCGAGCACGACCTGCTCGATAGCGACAACTACTACCAGTTCGCCGGTGGCCTTTCCGCCGCCGCCGAAACGCTGACCGGTCAACAGCCCGCCGCCTATCACAACGATCATTCCCGTCCCGAACGCCCGCTGATCAAGACGCTGGAAGAGGAAATCTCCCACGTCATGCGCTCGCGCGTCGTCAATCCAAAATGGATCGCCGGCATTCAGCGCCACGGCTATCGCGGCGCCTTCGAAATCATCGCTACGGTCGATTTCATGTTCGCCTTCGCCGCCACCACCGGCGCGGTCAAGACGCACCATTTCGATCTGGCCTTCGAAGCCTTCGTTGAAAACGACGCCATTCGCGACTTCATCAAATCCGCCAATGCCTATGGCTATGACGAGCTCATCGCCAAGTTCAACGATGCCCGCCAGCGCGGCCTCTGGACCCCACGGTCCAACTCCACCTACGCTCTGCTGACGGGGGAACAATGA
- a CDS encoding alkylphosphonate utilization protein, which produces MTEITKDSNGTQLNDGDAVTLIKDLKVKGTSVTLKRGTLIKNIRLTGDTAEIECNAEKVKGLVLRTEFLKRA; this is translated from the coding sequence ATGACCGAGATCACCAAGGATTCCAACGGCACCCAACTCAACGATGGCGATGCCGTGACCCTGATCAAGGACCTCAAGGTCAAGGGCACCTCGGTCACCCTCAAGCGCGGCACGCTGATCAAAAACATCCGCCTCACCGGCGACACCGCCGAAATCGAATGCAACGCCGAAAAGGTAAAGGGACTGGTCCTGCGCACCGAGTTCCTCAAGAGAGCCTGA
- the cobW gene encoding cobalamin biosynthesis protein CobW, producing the protein MTAKIPTTVITGFLGAGKTTLVRHLLAHAPKGKRIALIINEFGDLGVDKDILAGCGDETCREEDMVELSNGCICCTVADEFIPTMQALLARPDKFDHIVIETSGLALPQPLIRAFNWPEIKAQVTIDGIVTVADAAALAEGRFASDEAAVDAQRRQDEMLDHETPLGELFEDQLSVADLVIINKADLVDAATLAKVEANIRAELRPGVGVIHARNGHVDIAALLGMGMSSEDDIANRPSHHELEHGGETHEHDDFDSFSVRLPSIGSKDELLAVIEATIRDHDVLRLKGFAAVPGAAARLAIQAVGPRVTAYFDRPWKDGEKRETALVVIGESPLDHAAITASLQRAVAVAA; encoded by the coding sequence ATGACCGCCAAGATCCCAACCACCGTCATCACCGGCTTTCTCGGCGCCGGTAAAACCACCCTCGTGCGCCATCTTCTGGCGCACGCCCCCAAGGGCAAGCGCATCGCGCTGATCATCAACGAGTTTGGTGATCTGGGCGTCGACAAGGACATTCTCGCCGGTTGCGGCGACGAAACCTGCCGCGAAGAGGATATGGTCGAGCTGTCCAATGGCTGCATTTGCTGCACCGTGGCCGATGAGTTCATCCCCACCATGCAGGCGCTGCTCGCCCGCCCGGACAAGTTCGATCACATCGTTATCGAAACTTCGGGCCTTGCTTTGCCACAGCCACTGATCCGCGCCTTCAACTGGCCAGAGATCAAGGCCCAGGTCACCATCGACGGCATCGTGACGGTGGCTGATGCCGCAGCCCTCGCCGAAGGCCGTTTCGCCTCTGACGAAGCCGCCGTCGATGCGCAGCGCCGCCAGGACGAAATGCTCGATCACGAAACCCCGCTGGGTGAACTGTTCGAAGATCAGCTTTCGGTCGCCGATCTGGTCATCATCAACAAGGCCGATCTGGTCGACGCGGCCACGCTCGCCAAGGTTGAAGCCAATATCCGCGCCGAACTGCGCCCCGGGGTCGGCGTCATCCATGCCCGTAACGGTCACGTCGATATCGCCGCGCTCCTCGGCATGGGCATGTCCTCCGAAGACGACATCGCCAACCGCCCCAGCCATCATGAGCTGGAACATGGCGGCGAAACCCACGAGCACGACGATTTCGACAGCTTCTCGGTCCGCCTGCCATCCATCGGCAGCAAGGACGAGCTGCTCGCAGTCATCGAAGCGACGATCCGCGATCATGACGTGCTGCGCCTCAAGGGCTTCGCCGCCGTTCCCGGCGCCGCCGCCCGCCTCGCCATCCAGGCCGTCGGCCCCCGCGTCACCGCCTATTTCGACCGCCCCTGGAAAGACGGCGAAAAGCGCGAAACGGCCCTCGTCGTCATCGGCGAAAGCCCGCTCGACCACGCCGCCATCACCGCCAGCCTGCAACGCGCCGTAGCCGTCGCCGCCTAA
- a CDS encoding CbtA family protein, giving the protein MIRNLFAAALIAALSAGLLTAVIQHFRVTPLILHAETFEGEGGGHSHGEEAVAQDHTHDAIATLEEEPEEWAPADGFERTAYTTLATVLAAAGFALVIGAVSMFANIPITFANGYLWGIAGFLAFSLAPAYGLAPELPGMPAAEVFPRQLWWVGTALATGGAILLLAKTRAGWAFAVAAALVIAPHIIGAPIGPDEPSAVPAHLATEFAAITLGTSAVFWLVLGTLFGKLNDVFARNRVTATAGVPA; this is encoded by the coding sequence ATGATCCGCAATCTGTTTGCCGCTGCGCTTATCGCAGCGCTATCGGCTGGCCTTTTGACCGCCGTCATCCAGCATTTCCGCGTCACGCCCCTCATTCTCCACGCCGAAACCTTTGAAGGTGAAGGCGGCGGTCATAGCCACGGCGAAGAAGCCGTCGCGCAGGACCACACCCACGACGCCATCGCCACCCTTGAGGAAGAGCCCGAAGAATGGGCCCCCGCCGATGGCTTTGAGCGCACCGCTTATACCACGCTCGCCACCGTCCTCGCCGCCGCCGGCTTCGCGCTGGTCATCGGCGCCGTCTCGATGTTCGCTAATATTCCGATCACCTTCGCCAACGGCTACCTCTGGGGCATTGCCGGCTTCCTCGCCTTCTCGCTGGCCCCGGCCTATGGCCTCGCGCCCGAATTGCCGGGCATGCCGGCCGCCGAAGTCTTCCCGCGCCAGCTCTGGTGGGTCGGTACGGCGCTCGCCACGGGTGGCGCCATCCTGCTGCTCGCCAAAACCCGCGCCGGCTGGGCCTTTGCGGTTGCTGCAGCACTGGTCATTGCGCCCCACATCATCGGCGCACCGATCGGCCCCGATGAGCCAAGCGCCGTGCCAGCCCATCTCGCCACCGAATTTGCCGCCATCACCCTGGGCACGTCCGCCGTGTTCTGGCTGGTGCTCGGCACTCTGTTCGGCAAACTGAACGACGTGTTCGCGCGCAATCGCGTCACCGCAACGGCCGGAGTGCCCGCATGA
- a CDS encoding CbtB domain-containing protein: MNATTKATTATQSLSISQRVVAGSLALLLGLTLLVGTGFAGDFRLHNGAHDTRHAMGFPCH; encoded by the coding sequence ATGAATGCAACGACTAAAGCGACGACTGCCACTCAGTCACTCTCGATTTCCCAACGCGTTGTTGCCGGTTCGCTGGCGCTGCTGCTCGGTCTGACCCTGCTGGTCGGCACTGGCTTTGCTGGCGATTTCCGCCTGCATAATGGCGCACACGACACCCGTCATGCCATGGGCTTTCCCTGCCACTAA
- a CDS encoding DUF2164 domain-containing protein, with product MKPIKFDRDETKAIVGEIQDYFRNELDQDIGVIPSEMLMQFFADKMGAYYYNRGVYDAQAALKARMDSLHDDLFALEQRTKHLR from the coding sequence ATGAAACCCATCAAGTTTGACCGCGACGAGACCAAGGCCATTGTTGGAGAAATTCAGGACTATTTCCGCAACGAGCTGGATCAGGATATCGGCGTCATCCCGTCCGAAATGCTGATGCAGTTTTTCGCCGACAAGATGGGCGCCTATTATTACAACCGCGGCGTTTATGACGCGCAGGCGGCGCTCAAGGCCCGCATGGACAGCCTGCACGACGACCTGTTTGCGCTCGAGCAGCGCACCAAGCATTTGCGCTAG
- a CDS encoding DMT family protein, with amino-acid sequence MGFNFPTLAPIGLLVASNIFMTFAWYGHLKWPTSALWAAVLISWGIAFFEYWLAVPANRIGEAVYSPSELKTIQEVISLSVFAVFTVFYFGEKLTLNHGVGFGLIGLGAFFIFKGPLK; translated from the coding sequence TTGGGCTTCAATTTCCCTACGCTGGCCCCAATCGGGCTGTTGGTTGCATCCAATATCTTCATGACCTTTGCCTGGTACGGGCACCTGAAATGGCCAACCTCGGCGCTGTGGGCCGCGGTGCTGATCAGCTGGGGCATCGCGTTTTTCGAGTATTGGCTGGCCGTGCCCGCCAACCGGATCGGCGAGGCGGTCTATTCGCCATCCGAACTCAAGACCATCCAGGAAGTCATTTCGCTTTCGGTATTTGCGGTGTTCACCGTGTTTTACTTCGGCGAGAAGCTGACACTGAACCACGGTGTGGGGTTCGGGCTGATCGGGCTTGGGGCGTTCTTTATATTTAAGGGGCCGTTGAAGTAG
- the aztD gene encoding zinc metallochaperone AztD, with protein MLARILLAATALVTPTFADDITTWRLFIADHADPTVIALDATTGENLATFPLTGPASLYAIDGAVFAVQGAANQVAVINSGISVDDHGDHGDITITDPVLVGATLDGEKPAHVVEHGGKTALFFDGSGKINLFSSHDWAHDGKIEPVELDSGTPHHGVAVPWGDYTLSSAANADDEKKPRIGLKVLDSAGNQVGDIHACPDLHGEASSGNLVIIGCGDGVLIVSGSGEPKIEKLPYAGLPDGKSTTFLGGVGLQYFLGNYGADNVAIIDPAETTAFRLVDLPTRRVHFAVDPIRPKFAYVFTEDGKLNQLDVVSGKLVQSLSVTDPYSMDGEWSLPRPRIAVAGNVVAVTDPNAGKVHLIDIATFAKTGELPVDGAPYNIVAVGGSGTVH; from the coding sequence ATGCTCGCCCGCATCCTCCTCGCCGCCACCGCCCTCGTCACCCCCACCTTCGCCGATGACATCACAACCTGGCGCCTGTTCATCGCCGATCACGCCGACCCCACCGTCATCGCCCTCGACGCAACTACCGGCGAAAACCTCGCCACCTTCCCCCTGACCGGCCCGGCCTCACTCTACGCCATCGACGGTGCCGTCTTCGCCGTCCAGGGCGCGGCCAACCAGGTCGCTGTCATCAACAGCGGCATCAGCGTCGACGACCATGGTGACCACGGCGACATCACCATCACCGATCCAGTTCTTGTCGGCGCGACCCTTGACGGCGAAAAGCCCGCCCACGTGGTGGAGCACGGTGGCAAGACTGCGCTGTTCTTCGACGGCTCCGGCAAGATCAACCTGTTCAGCAGCCACGACTGGGCGCACGACGGCAAGATCGAACCTGTCGAGCTCGACAGCGGCACACCCCATCACGGCGTCGCTGTCCCGTGGGGCGACTACACGTTAAGCTCGGCCGCCAATGCCGATGATGAAAAGAAGCCCCGCATCGGCCTGAAAGTTCTCGACAGCGCCGGCAATCAGGTCGGCGATATCCATGCCTGCCCAGACCTCCATGGCGAAGCCAGTTCAGGCAATCTGGTGATCATCGGTTGTGGCGACGGCGTGTTGATCGTCTCCGGTTCGGGTGAGCCCAAGATCGAAAAACTGCCCTATGCCGGCCTGCCAGACGGCAAATCCACCACCTTTCTTGGTGGTGTCGGCTTGCAGTATTTCCTCGGCAATTACGGTGCCGACAACGTCGCCATTATCGACCCAGCGGAGACAACCGCATTCCGCCTCGTCGACCTGCCAACCCGCCGCGTGCATTTCGCGGTCGATCCGATCCGGCCCAAGTTTGCCTATGTCTTTACCGAAGACGGCAAGCTCAATCAGCTCGACGTGGTCTCCGGCAAACTGGTCCAGTCGCTTTCCGTCACCGATCCATATTCGATGGACGGCGAATGGAGCCTGCCACGTCCTCGCATCGCCGTCGCAGGGAACGTGGTTGCCGTGACCGATCCCAATGCGGGCAAGGTACACCTCATCGACATCGCGACATTCGCCAAGACGGGCGAGTTGCCGGTCGATGGAGCGCCATACAATATCGTCGCGGTCGGGGGCTCGGGGACGGTGCACTAG
- the znuA gene encoding zinc ABC transporter substrate-binding protein ZnuA codes for MKLLAPFALLSTALLTSTAFAAPNVVASIKPVHSLVAAVMAGVGEPTLIVKGSASPHTYALRPSDAGAIESADIVFWTGHGMELFLADSLDTLAKNATVVELADSPGIKLLPVREGGAFEAHSHGDEDHDHDHEGHDDHAHDEHGEGDMHFWLDPENAKLMVTQIATSLSEADPENASAYQANAEAELVKLDELENQIAQILAPIKDKPFVVFHDAYQYFEARFGLSLAGSVTVTPDVMPGAARIDQLKAKVAELGATCVFAEPNFEPTIISAITEGSTAKSGVLDPEGGALTEGPDLYPTLLRGLATSLVDCLG; via the coding sequence ATGAAGCTGCTCGCCCCTTTTGCCCTGCTGTCCACGGCTTTGCTCACCTCCACCGCCTTCGCCGCGCCCAATGTGGTCGCTTCCATCAAGCCCGTTCACTCGCTGGTTGCCGCCGTCATGGCGGGCGTCGGCGAACCCACGCTCATCGTCAAAGGCTCCGCCTCGCCCCACACTTATGCCCTGCGTCCCTCCGATGCCGGCGCCATTGAATCCGCCGATATCGTGTTCTGGACCGGCCACGGCATGGAACTATTCCTCGCCGATTCCCTCGATACCCTCGCCAAGAACGCGACCGTCGTCGAACTTGCCGATTCCCCCGGCATCAAGCTGCTCCCCGTCCGCGAAGGCGGCGCCTTTGAAGCCCATTCGCATGGCGACGAGGATCACGACCACGATCACGAAGGCCACGATGACCACGCCCATGATGAACATGGCGAAGGCGACATGCACTTCTGGCTCGATCCGGAAAATGCCAAGCTGATGGTCACCCAGATCGCGACGAGCCTGTCCGAAGCCGATCCGGAAAACGCAAGCGCCTATCAGGCCAATGCCGAAGCCGAACTGGTAAAGCTGGACGAGCTGGAAAACCAGATCGCCCAGATCCTCGCTCCGATCAAGGACAAGCCCTTCGTCGTCTTCCACGACGCCTACCAGTATTTTGAAGCGCGCTTCGGCCTGTCACTGGCTGGCTCGGTCACCGTAACCCCAGACGTCATGCCCGGCGCCGCCCGCATCGACCAGCTCAAGGCCAAGGTCGCCGAACTCGGCGCCACCTGCGTCTTCGCCGAACCCAATTTCGAACCCACCATCATCTCGGCCATCACCGAAGGCTCCACCGCCAAATCCGGCGTCCTCGACCCCGAGGGTGGGGCGCTGACTGAGGGGCCCGACCTCTACCCAACCCTCCTGCGTGGCCTCGCCACCAGCCTGGTCGATTGCCTGGGCTAA